In a genomic window of Urocitellus parryii isolate mUroPar1 chromosome 2, mUroPar1.hap1, whole genome shotgun sequence:
- the C2H21orf58 gene encoding uncharacterized protein C21orf58 homolog gives MMLDSSVADQITRLTLSLLEQKLEQERENMEGDSEGSFLVPGKEARPEEALPRALRRRKDLLQRLWEQQLLDEHPQPRCWRGPPGGAHRSALYPEVPPVGIYRAASPPLPAPEPLRIIQHPVPQPPATIIQQLPQQPLITQIPAPQAFPTQRSGSIKEDMVEMMLMQNAQMHQIIMQNMLLKALPPAVGPGGPHTPQQDLQWARQVIPRAQRQRPAPVHHHHHYAPPVPLQASPMPGTPVGYSTWPPVVTATALPAANSFLPTMRHVAGPTVATDSELPSQAPGV, from the exons ATGATGCTGGACTCATCAGTGGCAGACCAGATCACCCGCCTGACACTGAGTCTCTTGGAGCAG AAGCTGGAGCAAGAGCGAGAGAACATGGAAGGGGACTCAGAAGGCTCTTTCTTGGTGCCAG GAAAGGAGGCCAGGCCAGAGGAGGCCCTGCCCCGCgctctgaggaggaggaaggaccttCTACAGAGACTCTGG GAACAGCAGCTTCTAGATGAGCACCCCCAGCCCCGCTGCTGGAGGGGGCCACCCGGAGGAGCCCACAGATCAGCCCTGTACCCAGAAGTGCCTCCCGTGGGCATCTACCGGGCCGCGTCTCCACCCCTGCCGGCGCCTGAGCCTCTGAGGATCATCCAGCACCCG GTTCCCCAGCCTCCTGCCACCATCATTCAGCAGCTCCCTCAGCAGCCACTCATCACACAGATTCCTGCTCCTCAGGCCTTTCCCACTCAAAGGTCAGGAAGCATTAAAGAAG ACATGGTGGAGATGATGTTGATGCAGAATGCGCAGATGCACCAGATCATCATGCAAAACATGCTACTCAAAGCCCTCCCACCTGCAGTAGGGCCTGGGGGACCACACACCCCGCAGCAG GACCTGCAGTGGGCACGCCAGGTCATCCCGAGAGCCCAGAGGCAGAGGCCAGCCCCAgtgcaccatcaccaccactatgcGCCCCCAGTCCCGCTGCAGGCTAGCCCCATGCCTGGCACCCCTGTTGGTTATTCCACATGGCCTCCAGTGGTCACGGCCACAGCCCTCCCAGCGGCCAACAGCTTCCTGCCCACCATGCGCCATGTGGCTGGCCCCAC GGTGGCAACGGACAGTGAGCTACCCTCACAGGCTCCAGGAGTGTGA